The DNA region TGGTTTGGAATTGGTTTTGTTTTCAAAACTGAGCACCCAATTTTGGCAGTTGCCTCCGGAAGCATGGAACCAGTATTGTACAAAGGTGACCTTATACTAATTGAAGGCATAGAAAACATTTCAGAAATTCAAGTCGGAACAAAAGATTCACAAACCCCCGGAGACATAATCGTTTTTGATGAACCAGGCAGATCAACAGAGTTGATTATCCACAGAGCAGTAACAAAGATAGATAATGGGGATGGAACCTACAGTTTCAAAACATGGGGAGACAACAACATATCCCCAGATTGGTGGGAAGTCGACGAAACGGAAATTGTAGGTCGATACTTAGGAATTAAGATTCCATGGGTTGGTGAATTTGTTTTGTTCATTCAACCCGTTGAGGTCAAGTTGGCATTCTTTTCGGTGTTGGCAGCAATTTTGTTGCTTGTCGAGCTGGGTCCATTAGTTAAGAAGAAACTCAGCAGTGAAGAAG from Candidatus Bathyarchaeum sp. includes:
- a CDS encoding signal peptidase I — its product is MPLPEILKRDYVQTIIMIGIVIGVVLVFWFGIGFVFKTEHPILAVASGSMEPVLYKGDLILIEGIENISEIQVGTKDSQTPGDIIVFDEPGRSTELIIHRAVTKIDNGDGTYSFKTWGDNNISPDWWEVDETEIVGRYLGIKIPWVGEFVLFIQPVEVKLAFFSVLAAILLLVELGPLVKKKLSSEEESQESLYK